A single genomic interval of Mauremys reevesii isolate NIE-2019 linkage group 24, ASM1616193v1, whole genome shotgun sequence harbors:
- the SCNM1 gene encoding sodium channel modifier 1 isoform X2, whose amino-acid sequence MSFKREGDDSGQLNVLQKRRVADLLANYIPEDEALLLRNGRYACTVCFHRPVFDTLDMLTVHRAGKKHVASLQTFYGKKRSHENEVQKRRQQEFLRAEEAGTQDLACPAPLLAQTRKIAQNALLKASPYNSCCRRNRPEPAAPAAFGSAIGKQPADPGSSVARDEEGCATADTPHSTRLPGPASPRADSQKEPAARIKRSSKRKSSLSAQPGAISPEKRQALEHYLLLRSSGWIQDPSGKWVKDENVEFDSDEDEPPSCHHPDVSASPASGILPGTGPGTELC is encoded by the exons ATGTCCTTCAAGCGGGAGGGGGATGATTCGGGCCAGCTGAACGTGCTGCAG AAAAGAAGAGTTGCAGATCTGCTGGCAAACTACATCCCGGAGGACGAGGCGCTGCTGCTAAGGAACGGCAG atACGCCTGCACAGTATGTTTCCACCGTCCGGTCTTCGACACGCTTGACATGCTGACGGTCCATAGGGCCGGCAAGAAACACGTAGCTA GCCTGCAGACGTTCTATGGAAAGAAGCGGTCGCACGAGAATGAGGTGCAGAAGCGGCGGCAGCAGGAGTTCCTGCGGGCAGAGGAGGCGGGCACGCAG GATCTTGCGTGCCCTGCACCCTTGCTGGCTCAGACCAGGAAGATTGCCCAGAATGCTTTGCTGAAAGCCTCTCCTTATAACAGCTGCTGCCGAAGAAACAG GCCGGAGCCTGCTGCCCCCGCTGCCTTCGGGAGTGCCAttgggaagcagccagcagatCCGGGAAGCTCCGTGGCGAGAGATGAAGAGGGATGTGCTACTGCGGACACCCCCCACTCCACACGGCTCCCTGGACCCGCCAGCCCTCGAGCAG ATTCGCAGAAGGAACCTGCTGCGAGGATCAAGAGAAGCAGCAAAAGAAAATCCTCCTTGTCTGCCCAGCCTGGAGCCATCAGCCCTGAGAAGCGCCAAGCCCTGGAGCACTATCTCCTGCTCAGGAG CTCAGGCTGGATCCAGGACCCTTCCGGCAAGTGGGTGAAAGACGAGAATGTAGAATTTGACTCTGATGAGGACGAGCCACCATCCTGCCACCATCCTGATGTCTCAGCCTCTCCAGCTAGTGGGATACTTCCAGGAACTGGGCCTGGTACTGAGCTTTGCTGA
- the SCNM1 gene encoding sodium channel modifier 1 isoform X1: MSFKREGDDSGQLNVLQKRRVADLLANYIPEDEALLLRNGRYACTVCFHRPVFDTLDMLTVHRAGKKHVASLQTFYGKKRSHENEVQKRRQQEFLRAEEAGTQDLACPAPLLAQTRKIAQNALLKASPYNSCCRRNRPDGSGSSISSSRPEPAAPAAFGSAIGKQPADPGSSVARDEEGCATADTPHSTRLPGPASPRADSQKEPAARIKRSSKRKSSLSAQPGAISPEKRQALEHYLLLRSSGWIQDPSGKWVKDENVEFDSDEDEPPSCHHPDVSASPASGILPGTGPGTELC, from the exons ATGTCCTTCAAGCGGGAGGGGGATGATTCGGGCCAGCTGAACGTGCTGCAG AAAAGAAGAGTTGCAGATCTGCTGGCAAACTACATCCCGGAGGACGAGGCGCTGCTGCTAAGGAACGGCAG atACGCCTGCACAGTATGTTTCCACCGTCCGGTCTTCGACACGCTTGACATGCTGACGGTCCATAGGGCCGGCAAGAAACACGTAGCTA GCCTGCAGACGTTCTATGGAAAGAAGCGGTCGCACGAGAATGAGGTGCAGAAGCGGCGGCAGCAGGAGTTCCTGCGGGCAGAGGAGGCGGGCACGCAG GATCTTGCGTGCCCTGCACCCTTGCTGGCTCAGACCAGGAAGATTGCCCAGAATGCTTTGCTGAAAGCCTCTCCTTATAACAGCTGCTGCCGAAGAAACAG GCCCGATGGCAGCGGCTCGAGCATTAGTTCTTCTAGGCCGGAGCCTGCTGCCCCCGCTGCCTTCGGGAGTGCCAttgggaagcagccagcagatCCGGGAAGCTCCGTGGCGAGAGATGAAGAGGGATGTGCTACTGCGGACACCCCCCACTCCACACGGCTCCCTGGACCCGCCAGCCCTCGAGCAG ATTCGCAGAAGGAACCTGCTGCGAGGATCAAGAGAAGCAGCAAAAGAAAATCCTCCTTGTCTGCCCAGCCTGGAGCCATCAGCCCTGAGAAGCGCCAAGCCCTGGAGCACTATCTCCTGCTCAGGAG CTCAGGCTGGATCCAGGACCCTTCCGGCAAGTGGGTGAAAGACGAGAATGTAGAATTTGACTCTGATGAGGACGAGCCACCATCCTGCCACCATCCTGATGTCTCAGCCTCTCCAGCTAGTGGGATACTTCCAGGAACTGGGCCTGGTACTGAGCTTTGCTGA
- the SCNM1 gene encoding sodium channel modifier 1 isoform X4 produces the protein MLTVHRAGKKHVASLQTFYGKKRSHENEVQKRRQQEFLRAEEAGTQDLACPAPLLAQTRKIAQNALLKASPYNSCCRRNRPDGSGSSISSSRPEPAAPAAFGSAIGKQPADPGSSVARDEEGCATADTPHSTRLPGPASPRADSQKEPAARIKRSSKRKSSLSAQPGAISPEKRQALEHYLLLRSSGWIQDPSGKWVKDENVEFDSDEDEPPSCHHPDVSASPASGILPGTGPGTELC, from the exons ATGCTGACGGTCCATAGGGCCGGCAAGAAACACGTAGCTA GCCTGCAGACGTTCTATGGAAAGAAGCGGTCGCACGAGAATGAGGTGCAGAAGCGGCGGCAGCAGGAGTTCCTGCGGGCAGAGGAGGCGGGCACGCAG GATCTTGCGTGCCCTGCACCCTTGCTGGCTCAGACCAGGAAGATTGCCCAGAATGCTTTGCTGAAAGCCTCTCCTTATAACAGCTGCTGCCGAAGAAACAG GCCCGATGGCAGCGGCTCGAGCATTAGTTCTTCTAGGCCGGAGCCTGCTGCCCCCGCTGCCTTCGGGAGTGCCAttgggaagcagccagcagatCCGGGAAGCTCCGTGGCGAGAGATGAAGAGGGATGTGCTACTGCGGACACCCCCCACTCCACACGGCTCCCTGGACCCGCCAGCCCTCGAGCAG ATTCGCAGAAGGAACCTGCTGCGAGGATCAAGAGAAGCAGCAAAAGAAAATCCTCCTTGTCTGCCCAGCCTGGAGCCATCAGCCCTGAGAAGCGCCAAGCCCTGGAGCACTATCTCCTGCTCAGGAG CTCAGGCTGGATCCAGGACCCTTCCGGCAAGTGGGTGAAAGACGAGAATGTAGAATTTGACTCTGATGAGGACGAGCCACCATCCTGCCACCATCCTGATGTCTCAGCCTCTCCAGCTAGTGGGATACTTCCAGGAACTGGGCCTGGTACTGAGCTTTGCTGA
- the SCNM1 gene encoding sodium channel modifier 1 isoform X3, with amino-acid sequence MSFKREGDDSGQLNVLQKRRVADLLANYIPEDEALLLRNGRYACTVCFHRPVFDTLDMLTVHRAGKKHVASLQTFYGKKRSHENEVQKRRQQEFLRAEEAGTQDLACPAPLLAQTRKIAQNALLKASPYNSCCRRNRPDGSGSSISSSRPEPAAPAAFGSAIGKQPADPGSSVARDEEGCATADTPHSTRLPGPASPRADSQKEPAARIKRSSKRKSSLSAQPGAISPEKRQALEHYLLLRRLDPGPFRQVGERRECRI; translated from the exons ATGTCCTTCAAGCGGGAGGGGGATGATTCGGGCCAGCTGAACGTGCTGCAG AAAAGAAGAGTTGCAGATCTGCTGGCAAACTACATCCCGGAGGACGAGGCGCTGCTGCTAAGGAACGGCAG atACGCCTGCACAGTATGTTTCCACCGTCCGGTCTTCGACACGCTTGACATGCTGACGGTCCATAGGGCCGGCAAGAAACACGTAGCTA GCCTGCAGACGTTCTATGGAAAGAAGCGGTCGCACGAGAATGAGGTGCAGAAGCGGCGGCAGCAGGAGTTCCTGCGGGCAGAGGAGGCGGGCACGCAG GATCTTGCGTGCCCTGCACCCTTGCTGGCTCAGACCAGGAAGATTGCCCAGAATGCTTTGCTGAAAGCCTCTCCTTATAACAGCTGCTGCCGAAGAAACAG GCCCGATGGCAGCGGCTCGAGCATTAGTTCTTCTAGGCCGGAGCCTGCTGCCCCCGCTGCCTTCGGGAGTGCCAttgggaagcagccagcagatCCGGGAAGCTCCGTGGCGAGAGATGAAGAGGGATGTGCTACTGCGGACACCCCCCACTCCACACGGCTCCCTGGACCCGCCAGCCCTCGAGCAG ATTCGCAGAAGGAACCTGCTGCGAGGATCAAGAGAAGCAGCAAAAGAAAATCCTCCTTGTCTGCCCAGCCTGGAGCCATCAGCCCTGAGAAGCGCCAAGCCCTGGAGCACTATCTCCTGCTCAGGAG GCTGGATCCAGGACCCTTCCGGCAAGTGGGTGAAAGACGAGAATGTAGAATTTGA